The Castanea sativa cultivar Marrone di Chiusa Pesio chromosome 11, ASM4071231v1 genome contains a region encoding:
- the LOC142616997 gene encoding uncharacterized protein LOC142616997, which produces MFEVPRRNKAGGLALFWKEDFNLNVETFSSNHIDTTINKNTPEEWRFTGFYREPDTQKRHESCDKMRVLKNRRASPWLCAGDFNEITRQSEKRGGRTRPHSQMQLFRDALDDCSFIDLGYVGFPYTWHKHFADYTIFERLDRGLATAEWFMRFPGTKIHHLDVSTSDHKPLRITPEGMDSNFHKPFRFEQMWLTEKGCTNTVEAVWKERVEDPWDTKVLNKIDKC; this is translated from the coding sequence ATGTTTGAAGTTCCAAGGAGAAATAAAGCAGGTGGTCTGGCACTATTTTGGAAGGAAGACTTTAACTTAAATGTTGAAACTTTCTCCTCGAACCATATAGACAccacaattaataaaaatacaccTGAAGAATGGAGATTCACCGGTTTCTACAGAGAACCAGACACCCAGAAAAGACATGAATCGTGCGATAAAATGAGAGTTTTGAAAAACAGGAGAGCTTCACCATGGTTATGTGCCGGAGATTTCAATGAGATTACTCGTCAATCGGAGAAAAGAGGGGGGAGAACCCGACCGCATTCACAGATGCAGCTCTTTCGGGACGCTCTGGATGATTGTAGTTTCATAGACCTGGGGTATGTGGGGTTTCCTTACACTTGGCATAAACACTTTGCTGACTATACAATTTTTGAGAGGCTTGACAGAGGTTTGGCCACAGCAGAGTGGTTTATGAGATTCCCGGGAACAAAAATCCACCATTTAGATGTATCAACCTCTGACCATAAACCGCTACGGATTACCCCTGAGGGGATGGACTCGAATTTCCACAAACCGTTTAGATTTGAACAAATGTGGCTAACGGAAAAAGGGTGCACTAATACAGTAGAAGCAGTTTGGAAGGAGAGGGTTGAAGACCCATGGGACACCAAAGTTCTCAATAAAATAGACAAGTGTTGA